A genome region from Panicum virgatum strain AP13 chromosome 4K, P.virgatum_v5, whole genome shotgun sequence includes the following:
- the LOC120704871 gene encoding pre-mRNA-splicing factor SLU7-like isoform X2: MTHNKKSCMERPRTVGAKWTNMQIAPDEKVESFELDYDGKRDRWNGYDPSTYTHVIAEYEAREEARKKYLKEQQLKKLEEKNGNQDDNDVGSDEDTEDGLKIDEAKVDESNQMDFAKVEKRVRTTGGGSTGTVRNLRIREDTAKYLLNLDVNSAYYDPKTRSMREDPLPDMDPNEKFYVGDNQNRLSGQALEFKQLNLHAWEAFEKGQDIHMQAAPSQAELLYKSFKIKKEKLKSETKEKIMEKYGNAASEEPLPRELLLGQSEREIEYDRTGRIIKGQDTSVPKSKYEEDVYINNHTSVWGSWWKDHQWGYKCCKQTIKNSYCTGLAGIEAAEASADLMKANMARKEAAEEESVQHEEKRLATWGTDVPDDLVLDKKKLAESLKKEDERRREERDERKRKYNVKWNDEVTAEDMEAYRMKKIHHDDPMKDFLH, encoded by the exons ATGACTCATAATAAGAAATCATGCATGGAACGGCCTCGAACTGTGGGAGCTAAGTGGACTAATATGCAAATAGCTCCTGATGAAAAGGTGGAGTCATTTGAACTGGATTATGATGGCAAACGTGACCGGTGGAATGGTTACGATCCATCAACCTACACCCATGTTATTGCGGAGTATGAAGCCAGAGAAGAGGCACGAAAAAAATACCTAAAAGAACAGCAACTCAAAAAACTTGAAGAAAAGAATGGTAACCAGGATGACAATGATGTGGGCAGCGATGAGGATACAGAGGATGGCCTGAAGATAGATGAGGCTAAAGTTGATGAGAGCAATCAAATGGATTTTGCTAAGGTAGAGAAGCGTGTGCGTACAACAGGTGGTGGAAGCACCGGAACTGTGAG GAACTTGCGTATCAGAGAAGACACAGCCAAATACCTTCTAAACCTCGATGTAAATTCTGCATATTATGATCCAAAGACTCGTTCAATGCGTGAAGATCCTTTGCCAGATATGGACCCCAATGAAAAATTCTATGTG GGAGACAACCAAAACAGGCTTAGTGGACAAGCTCTGGAGTTCAAGCAACTCAACCTTCATGCTTGGGAAGCTTTTGAAAAGGGACAGGACATCCACATGCAGGCAGCACCATCCCAGGCTGAATTACTGTACAAGAGTTTCAAGATTAAGAAAGAGAAATTGAAGTCTGAAACCAAGGAGAAAATTATGGAAAAGTATGGGAATGCTGCTTCTGAAGAACCACTACCCCGGGAGCTTCTTCTTGGACAAAGCGAGAGAGAGATTGAATATGATCGGACTGGACGTATAATTAAAGGGCAG GATACATCTGTTCCTAAGAGCAAGTATGAAGAAGATGTGTACATTAATAACCACACGAGTGTTTGGGGTTCATGGTGGAAGGATCATCAGTGGGGCTATAAATGCTGCAAGCAGACTATTAAAAACAGTTACTGCACAGGTTTGGCTGGAATTGAGGCTGCTGAAGCTTCAGCAGATTTGATGAAAGCAAACATGGCCCGCAAGGAGGCTGCAGAAG AGGAATCTGTACAACATGAAGAGAAACGGCTTGCCACTTGGGGAACTGATGTCCCTGATGATCTTGTTCTTGACAAGAAGAAGCTTGCTGAGTCTTTAAAGAAG GAGGATGAAAGGAGGCGAGAGGAAAGGGATGAAAGGAAGAGAAAATATAATGTCAAGTGGAATGATGAG GTCACTGCGGAGGACATGGAAGCCTACCGTATGAAGAAAATTCACCATGACGATCCAATGAAAGATTTCCTGCATTGA
- the LOC120704871 gene encoding pre-mRNA-splicing factor SLU7-like isoform X1 has protein sequence MATASVSFKSREDHRKQLELEEARKAGLAPAEVDEDGKEINPHIPQYMSSAPWYLNSEKPSLKHQRKWKSDPNYTKSWYDRGAKIFHANKYRKGACENCGAMTHNKKSCMERPRTVGAKWTNMQIAPDEKVESFELDYDGKRDRWNGYDPSTYTHVIAEYEAREEARKKYLKEQQLKKLEEKNGNQDDNDVGSDEDTEDGLKIDEAKVDESNQMDFAKVEKRVRTTGGGSTGTVRNLRIREDTAKYLLNLDVNSAYYDPKTRSMREDPLPDMDPNEKFYVGDNQNRLSGQALEFKQLNLHAWEAFEKGQDIHMQAAPSQAELLYKSFKIKKEKLKSETKEKIMEKYGNAASEEPLPRELLLGQSEREIEYDRTGRIIKGQDTSVPKSKYEEDVYINNHTSVWGSWWKDHQWGYKCCKQTIKNSYCTGLAGIEAAEASADLMKANMARKEAAEEESVQHEEKRLATWGTDVPDDLVLDKKKLAESLKKEDERRREERDERKRKYNVKWNDEVTAEDMEAYRMKKIHHDDPMKDFLH, from the exons ATGGCGACCGCCTCAG TCTCTTTCAAGTCGCGAGAGGATCACAGGAAGCAACTTGAATTGGAGGAAGCACGGAAAGCTGGTCTTGCTCCTgcagaggtggatgaagatggAAAGGAGATTAATCCTCACATCCCACAGTATATGTCCTCTGCCCCATGGTATCTTAATTCAGAGAAGCCT AGTTTGAAACATCAACGGAAATGGAAATCAGATCCAAACTACACCAAGTCATGGTACGATAGGGGTGCAAAAATATTCCACGCCAATAAATACAGAAAAGGTGCTTGCGAAAA CTGCGGGGCCATGACTCATAATAAGAAATCATGCATGGAACGGCCTCGAACTGTGGGAGCTAAGTGGACTAATATGCAAATAGCTCCTGATGAAAAGGTGGAGTCATTTGAACTGGATTATGATGGCAAACGTGACCGGTGGAATGGTTACGATCCATCAACCTACACCCATGTTATTGCGGAGTATGAAGCCAGAGAAGAGGCACGAAAAAAATACCTAAAAGAACAGCAACTCAAAAAACTTGAAGAAAAGAATGGTAACCAGGATGACAATGATGTGGGCAGCGATGAGGATACAGAGGATGGCCTGAAGATAGATGAGGCTAAAGTTGATGAGAGCAATCAAATGGATTTTGCTAAGGTAGAGAAGCGTGTGCGTACAACAGGTGGTGGAAGCACCGGAACTGTGAG GAACTTGCGTATCAGAGAAGACACAGCCAAATACCTTCTAAACCTCGATGTAAATTCTGCATATTATGATCCAAAGACTCGTTCAATGCGTGAAGATCCTTTGCCAGATATGGACCCCAATGAAAAATTCTATGTG GGAGACAACCAAAACAGGCTTAGTGGACAAGCTCTGGAGTTCAAGCAACTCAACCTTCATGCTTGGGAAGCTTTTGAAAAGGGACAGGACATCCACATGCAGGCAGCACCATCCCAGGCTGAATTACTGTACAAGAGTTTCAAGATTAAGAAAGAGAAATTGAAGTCTGAAACCAAGGAGAAAATTATGGAAAAGTATGGGAATGCTGCTTCTGAAGAACCACTACCCCGGGAGCTTCTTCTTGGACAAAGCGAGAGAGAGATTGAATATGATCGGACTGGACGTATAATTAAAGGGCAG GATACATCTGTTCCTAAGAGCAAGTATGAAGAAGATGTGTACATTAATAACCACACGAGTGTTTGGGGTTCATGGTGGAAGGATCATCAGTGGGGCTATAAATGCTGCAAGCAGACTATTAAAAACAGTTACTGCACAGGTTTGGCTGGAATTGAGGCTGCTGAAGCTTCAGCAGATTTGATGAAAGCAAACATGGCCCGCAAGGAGGCTGCAGAAG AGGAATCTGTACAACATGAAGAGAAACGGCTTGCCACTTGGGGAACTGATGTCCCTGATGATCTTGTTCTTGACAAGAAGAAGCTTGCTGAGTCTTTAAAGAAG GAGGATGAAAGGAGGCGAGAGGAAAGGGATGAAAGGAAGAGAAAATATAATGTCAAGTGGAATGATGAG GTCACTGCGGAGGACATGGAAGCCTACCGTATGAAGAAAATTCACCATGACGATCCAATGAAAGATTTCCTGCATTGA